Below is a window of Metamycoplasma cloacale DNA.
AATTGGTCCGTTTTTAGTGTCAAAATGATAACTAAAATGTTTCACAACTTCACCATTAATCAGATCGCTTCAATTAAAATCAACATTAATTCCTGTATTTAATTCTCTAATTCTTACGGATCTTAAATCATCTAAAACAATTGGTCCTGCAAATAGATGCAATTGGATTTTAAAATCAGTATTGTATTTTAGATATGGCTTTATATATTGAGGTTGACTTAAATATCAATTAACTTCACGTTTATTAGATTCTAATCTTCAATTGTTTTCTTGTTCGCTTAGTTCAACATGACGATTTCGATATACATTTGCATCATCTAAAAAGATTTTAGTCATTTTATGATTAAATGTAGTTAATTTTGGATCTAATTGTTTAGCTAATTCGTAATTTGATAAATTACTACTATCTATAGTTCCATCTCTTTTTAAACCGGAAATTTTAAATCATTGATTTCCTTGTTTTTCGACATTATTTTCTGAATATTTCATACGGATAAAGATAGTACCATTGGCATTATTTGGCAATTTAACTTCCGCTACTTTAAACGCACTATTTCTTATTGCGTAGTTGTTATATTTTTGAATTTCTCTAACTGAAATTAAATTATCTAGCAATGATCTGGTTTGTTCATTATTAAACATATCAACAATATCAGTTGGTAAATAAGATGATAATCCTTTTCATAAACCATATGAATCATTTTCATAACGCAATTGTAAATCATTTAATGTCAATCTGTTAACCATTACTTCGGGATAAATTTCGGTTTTTAAATCATTTTTTAAGTTAATTAATGTGATTTCTTGTGTTGTTGAAAATCTAATATTTGTATTTGTTTTTTTAATAAAACCTAATTTAAAGGTCAAAGTTCCGAGATTATTTCTCGTTCCACCACGAACGTTGTAGTAATAAACGAAATAATCCTTTAATAAACTATTAACATTAACGTCGGTTTTCTTTATCGGTTGATAAATGAATTTTTTCTTTATTTATAGTTGGAGCTATTTCTGTTTCCTTATTAAATCCATCAGTTCCGAATTTGCCATTATTTTCGTCTGTTTTTGCAATTTCACCAGTAAAGTTGAATAAATAACGCAACTTATTAAATGCTTTTTGTTTCAATAGAATATCAACGTCAATTAATTTCTTGCCGTCGGTTAAGTTATATTCAAAATCAGTTCCATTAATTGAATTAATTTTATTTTGAATATCAACCGGTGGTTTTTCATAACCAGTAAAATCAGCATCAGTAAATCAAGCGTTGCTGTTTTTTGGATATATGTCATCAGCTGTTAATGGTTTAAAGTAACTTAAAGTAAATTCTTTTGATATATTTGCTGGATTATTTTGGTTAACAACAACTCCGTCTTTTGTGTAAGTAAATTTCAATGTTAAAGTACCTTTAACATCATCAATTTTTGGTTGATATTTAGGTTGTAAAACTAATGCATATCTACCATGACGAGGCA
It encodes the following:
- a CDS encoding MGA_1079 family surface serine endopeptidase produces the protein MKKKFIYQPIKKTDVNVNSLLKDYFVYYYNVRGGTRNNLGTLTFKLGFIKKTNTNIRFSTTQEITLINLKNDLKTEIYPEVMVNRLTLNDLQLRYENDSYGLWKGLSSYLPTDIVDMFNNEQTRSLLDNLISVREIQKYNNYAIRNSAFKVAEVKLPNNANGTIFIRMKYSENNVEKQGNQWFKISGLKRDGTIDSSNLSNYELAKQLDPKLTTFNHKMTKIFLDDANVYRNRHVELSEQENNWRLESNKREVNWYLSQPQYIKPYLKYNTDFKIQLHLFAGPIVLDDLRSVRIRELNTGINVDFNWSDLINGEVVKHFSYHFDTKNGPIDINATLNIDIRDDYDIRFKLTLDNPEYKFAITDYTKNTRSSLWEVFDASNSEWNTFNPEKAFYIDKYASYINVEYVNNIGNEVFSDTPTNVIDYKNMSYTQENQPLVLYSEGKKDRLFKYDPNQNLFYKFHEGYKFNNEFLHDSYIRDHSVGEILWYKSLAFNRGSTFAISSVSDKNPGLFYFITNNHVIDNPNNTGPQNNSFNGNYLLTRNGNNFENNRDAGFGYWGGLYADYIQALPVWTGRNQINKDGIVTNNFVDLSVFIVDIKRLLKKRKKMVDSNC